The genomic window tcatcaactAATCAGTGACTTAAAAAGGAGGAACTGACTTGGGAATACTTCAAATGAGAGAACTTCAACTATTTTTTTCAAAGGTGTGCGTGTGGGTTTGtgcacagcatgtgtgtgtgtgtgtgtgtgtgtgtgtgtgtgtgtgaaaagtgtatttgtgagagagagatagaggaagagaccgtgtgtgtcagagagataATTAGATGGATAAAGATTGggaaaaagagtgtgtgtgtgagaaagagaaacactgtacatatatatataaacatacatatatagaaagagagagagagagagagagaggagagagagagagagagagagagagagacagagagagccagtaGGAGTCAGAAAAGTAGTTGGTGGCATCAAAGCTTGGCCAACTTACCACTCTCAAAAGAACCAGAAGCGGAAATAAGAATTCCACAGCCCTTACtctttccaacacacacacacactgcagaaaaACAGctacacacagaagcacacaacacacaccttttTAAAAAGGGATCATTTGCTCACACACATCAGCCAGGACGAGAACACATAGAAACTGACTGGGTCAAACGCTGGGGGTATTGGGGGGTaacatgtacgtgtgtgtctgtttctgatACCTACTCGACTGGGGGGTTGAGGTCGTCTGCTTTGGTCTCGAAGAAACGAAGCACCTCTTCACTCTGGGAAATCTGAGGAGGAAGTCTCACCAacgcctgagagagagagagaggtgagagagaggggagagagaggaagaaagagatagatggagaaacacaaacaaagaaCGTGAGGGAGAGCATAAGagaaaaaatagagagagagaaagagagacaggggggagagagaggggggagagagaggggagagagagggagatatatagagagagatggagaaagacaaacaaagaacgtgagggagagaataagagaaaaatagagaaagagagagagagagagagagagagagagagagagagagagagagagagagagagagagagagagagagagagagagagagacgtagagagagagagcgtgaacAAAGATAAGGAAGGCAGTGATAAGGAAGAATCTCCTTGAACCTTTGGATGACGATAGACCAAAGGCTGGAGTCTAAGACGAGTTTTTCTAAGTGTTGGGTGAACAAAGAGCTCTAGACAAAAAAGAACACCGTCTTTCCAACGTAGTCTTTCCTTCTTTCGACCCTCTCTCCTGCACATGTAATATTAACACACTTATTTCACAGTAAATACTGCATGTTTAAGGTGCATGTGAAGTCCATAACTCCTGACTCCACATGGCAGAGGAGAAGCACAGAGGATAATAAATATTCCAATAAGCAACCAATATCTTGACCCAAATGTAATAAACAGTCACAGGTGTCCACAAAAAAAAGTACTACATGTTCAGAAGATGGTGATCAGCAGTAGTGATCCAGGCGTTCCTCACCCTGCAATAGTCATCTATGAAGCGCAGTCTCTTCATGGCCACATCACGAACATGACTCCTTCTGAACAGGATTTTacctagaggagagagagagagaaggagggtacagagaagagagagagagagagacagagagagagagaaggagagagagaaggagagagagagagagagagagacagagagagaaggagcaaggagggtagagagagagagagacagagggagagagggagcaaggagGGTACAGAGAAGAGagcgaaggagaggaagacagttaTTAATTCAGCTTGACAAATGTGTCGGTCACACAAGCGGTCCCCCTGACTTGCATGTGCAGTTCCCAAGCCTGCCACCAGGTGTCAGTGACACCAGTTTGACTTCTGACCCACCGACAGAAGCCTAAATTAAATGTCATGCGTAAAGAGTTGTTGAAGGTCTTGTATCTACTCAATCTACCACTCCTTATGAGTGGGCTTAAAGTCAAAGGCCGCAAATTCAAAAACCCACAGAAGCTTTGGGGCGAGGGATGGCAACTGAAGCTCCCAGGAAGTGATGAAATGCACCTTCCTGTCCAGTCCAAagccagaagaagaagagaggggtgtgagggAGTTGATGATAGGAGGGGTACAGGgcaagtgggtgtgtgtgtgtgtgtgtgtgtggagcagaggGGTTGATCTGATAAAAGGCCAACATATAAATAACATCAATGTCAAACTACTGACCTCTACCATGGTCCAAGCCTTTGATGCtcccctgtgtttgtgtgtgtgtgtgtgtgtatacagtttgTATATTTGACATTATGTAGGAGTGTCCGCAATCCTTGAGTGCTTGTCTCTAGTCAGTGTGTCTGCCTACACGTGTATGTgggtattcatgtgtgtgtgagtgtgtgtatgggtgggatgcgtgtgtgtgtgggggggggagggcttggTTTAGCCTCCATGCAGGCAGCATGTGTTGGACATGAGGTTTAAAGACAGCCTCTACCAAAATAAAGCCAACAGACGGAAGCCTTTCACTCACACAGCAggagccctctctccctccctccctccctccctccccctctccctcttctcaatCTCCTCCGGTCTCCCTCCCactgtctttctccttctctctctcccctccttttcctcttctctccaactgtcttttttttctccatccttctctctcccacccaggatctctctctttctctcctactctctccccctccccctccccctccccctccttctctaacTTCCACCatgtctcgttctctctcccctccttttccctctctcctatcgtctatctttctctctcttccccgtctctctctctctcccttccatcaGTCACCCCATCTTTGTCTCGATCTCTGTCtcattcaccctctctctctctctctccacacacagatGAGCACTGATTAGCACCGTGCCTGTCAACCCTCCTTGCCCTCCACATCGACTCGCTCCAGAaagccttacacacacacacatcgatcTCTGGCTGCCAACCATACTGCACAGTACAGTAGGTGGCCTTAGGATTAGATGTCCCTGTTACTGTCCCTGTGGAGATAATAGTATCTATGggccgacagacacacacacacacatgcgcacacacagacacacacacacttgtggaaGTGCCTCGTCAGCAGACAGATCCATGGCACCAGTATCCTCCTATTGACACCCCATGCTTGTGCTACTCATACATTATTAACacagaagagagtgtgtgtgtgtttgtgtcctaccTGGGAGAAAAGGGATGATTCTCTTCTTGGGGTCTTTCTGCCCTCCCTCGATTGGGAACTTGTCAAGAATCTGCAtctgagggaagagaagcacagCAGGAGCTCGTCAGCGTGGTTAGACATGAGCCCAGAGGCTTTGCCTCGCTCTGACGTTCTCAGCGGATCAAAGTATCGAGCGAGCGGACTATATTCCAAACGTCTAAATAcgctgagagagatggagatttcTCACCCCGGGACACCAAAGTTTCCGCTCCTTTCTTGAGCTGGAAGATGGTTTTCAATGGACCAGGAAAAACAGTGACAGTACTattcaagggtgtgtgtgtgtgtgtgtcagtgcgtgtGAGGGCGAGCCAAGTCAACGTGGGTCGATTTATTCATAAAGTCGTCACGTTCTGTAGGAAGCAGGATTGCTGACACAGGCTTTGAGGCTGCAGGGGAAGGCATTCTGCAGaggtcaggagtgtgtgtgcgagtgtgtgtgtgtcttctgtgtgtgtgtgtgtgtgtgtgtgtgcaggctccgGGGTCACGATGAGCAAGAGTGTCAGCCATCCTTGTTTACCCTGTTTTACCTGTCATCAATGATTGATAAAGAGATTAGAGAAGGTCAATGGTGAGACCTGGGCCTCGGCTGGAGTGAGGGGGCGAGacgagagaacaggagaggaggagaggaggggaggggagaggaggagagaacaggagaggaggagaggaggggaggggagaggaggagagaacaggagaggaggagaggaggggaggggagaggaggagagaacaggagaggaggagaggaggggaggggagaggaggagagaacaggagaggaggagagaacaggagaggaggagaggaggggaggggaggaggagagaacaggagaggaggagaggaggggaggggagaggaggagagaacaggagaggaggagaggaggggagaagaggagagaacaggaaaggaggagaggagacaaagagaggattGAAGAGGAcgtgaagaggagagaagaggaagagaggaagaggatgatgaggCGTGACTTTGGACCAGCTGTGGAGGGAGCCTTGCGGGTTAAGGGAGAGGGACCCGCTGACTGCACGTATAAACACCAAGCTCTCGGAAGGTCACGGACTGCTGGGATTTGGGAAGAAAACAACCACGACAGACGAAAGGGACTCAAAGTAGCCTTTTCCTCCCCGGTTCCTCTCCAAAGCCATGCTGAAAAAGTGCGGGTGGTTTAAGTACGCTTAATTACCCTACTTAAAAACCGTTCTCCTAGTTTCTAGAAGAACACTGCAGGCCAAGAGTGACACCAACGtgtggggagaagaggagggagatgctGAGGAAGCCAGGGTGtgtaggcgggggggggggggggagcggctGGGAGTGGAGTTAGTGAACCTGTCCTCCAATCTTGCCGGACAGCCTCCAGCTGCTGTCTGCTTCCATCTAGAACCTTCTCCGTCAGGTTCTCTTCTGTGGGTCACAGAGTTCATCGAGTTTCCCCGTCCAACATGCTGAATCCCTCAACTcgaccacccccaccccataaCTCTGTGTGTGGAGACAGGAGCTGGCTTGTATCGAGGTTAAGTCTTCGTAAGAAATTGGCCTTTGTAAACACGTTAGTTTGACCCCACCCTAaaatacacagtgtgtgtgtatgcacacacacacacacacataaatatgcactgacatacagacacacacacaagagacacgcacacacacacacacacagcaatacgTCTGCGCACACGTGACACGCGACACACAGGAGCAGCCGGCCATGGAGAAATCCCAGGACGTTATCAAAAGAAGAACGAAGACTCCAGCCTCATTCCAAACCATGGCAGCACTTCCCCCGACTTCACTCTGTCTCCTTGGTAACTGGcatagagagaatgagagggagagttcCGAGGCGCTGTGATTGGACGAGCCGGAGCAGGGCTAGACCACTAAGTGTCGGAGGAGTGCAGgtaaaaaaggaaaagaggaatgcttcttcttctcctgtcagggagagagagagagagcgagagcgagagagcaagagagcgagagagcgagagagcgagagacgccccaaccacaacacccctcctccaccatgaTAAAACACTGCTGACTATCTATTCAGTTCAATTAGCCAGACATGAACTGGCAGCACGGCTGTTGGAGGAGCTGCACCGGCAGCGTAGCGTGAGCCGGGAGGAAAGTGCTGTGCTGAAACACCCTCTGGACGCCTCCAACAATGTACAAGCGCATTCTCCCACTCCTCCTATCTTCACAGCTCCTAAGAATAGCCTGTCCATGTATGGGCGTGTGGGAATGAGTAGAGGGCCGTCTGGAGGGTCCACTGTTGCtgttaggggtgggggggactgggggactgcacgcatcacttcctgttggaAGGTCATGTGATTCGGAAGAGAGGCGGGAAGgggttacccccccccctccccctgctgaaCTGTCAGATTaaagagcagtgtgtgtgtgtgtgtgtcagaatatgactggacacacacacacacacactcgctacTTCTAAAACGACCCACGTGCCACCCAAAGCCATGTGAACTCACCCTCTCCACGGCAACATTGTGACAGTTGTGTCGAGGAGCTGCAAGGAGATACCAAatgcttttattttatttttatcggTCGTGTGTTCAAGCATGACACAACGATGTCATTGTGCCCTCGGGTTGAGAAAGCGCACTGACCAAAAGTCTACTGCAACAAGAGCATACTGAAAAAGGGACATCACGCAATCCAAGCAAACGCAATCAAGCCCATTCTCATTAAGCAGCAAGGATGAAAACAAATTAAGCCAATCTTGCTTGTAGAGGAGGAAGCTGAGGCTTTTATTTAcgttcctggtctctctctttctttctctctagaAACTCTGCCATTATCCCGTAATTAAAGTCATTTTTTTAGGGCTCCATTGGTGTAAACAAGGTGGCAaatggggttggagggaggaggaaaggggaacaCTGGCACACATCCTTGACTGTTGAGTGCTGGTGCTGCCAGAAGTCAGGcggtctttctctcttctgtttgtcttactctctctctctctgtccctcgacactgctctctctttctctctctctgtataatactcttctctctctctgtatccttctctccatttctgctcctctttctctttctctctgcaacttcctctctctctgcacctctctatctctttgtctgtgcaatctctctctctgtctctctctttgtctctctctcactctctctctcactctctctctcactctgtgtctctttctttcttcctggtGATTGTCTCTCTGCAGTCAGACACAGGGACAAGAGGATCTAGAGGAGTACATGAATCAGGCCTGGACATGCCTTAGTGCCTGCCACGATCCAGTTTCTCAGAGACAGATGTCTGGAGCAGGGcactggtgtgtgcatgtgtgtgtgtaaatatgtgtgtgtatatctgtgtgtgtgtgtgaggatagcTGCCTGGCTCTCCAACCACAATCATTCACAGTTGCGCCTCTAAATATAAATTGCCACCTTGGCATTCAATCTCGACAAATCACGGCCATTGCCAGCGATAGGCGACGCACGTTATCCGGACGGAGTGTGATAGCTCACAACCTCAATTTAACTTGTACCTGATAGGGGCGGGGATGACAGCGGATCAGGTTGCCTGGAAATTGGCAACATTCTGGCAAAGTCAGTAGGGCAGAAGGTGgactagacccccccccccttctcccccacggGTCAATTTGGGTCCCTTAAGGCAACAGGTGCAAGGACGGAGTAACATCTGTCGTTCCATCCTTCAccactccctttctccccttccAGGCTTCAGATCCAGTCTGAAACGGACGGGAggttggaggagggagaggatggaacCGACCCTGCAGCGTCCACCCATGGAACGGGGCCTCAGTATTCCCAGGGATTAAGGCCTGGAATTCCTAGCTGGGGGACTTGGCAGTCCAAGCTGGGGGAAAGTTGTTCCAATGTCGTTATCGAGTTTTTCTATACCGTGGTCTTTTCCACAGCAACACACCCTTGGGGATTTATGACACCGTTCATTTTGTTTCCAGTCTAACACTGTAGTTCTTCACCTGATAGAAGCAAACCAAAGACTTAATgatagactaaatgtgtgtaataagTTGTTTATCTACTGTGGTAGCCTCTCGGTGGAGTTGGAAAATCACGTTctacaaagcaaaaaaataaaaaaataaatgtggaTCTCTTGATCTTATTCATCAGCAAGTAGATGGAATATCTTGATTATCCAGGATGAATATCTTTAACACAGTCACTATCACAGGGACATCAAAAACACATGAACCCCAGGGGTTGAAAGAACGTGAGCGTGAGAAAGACTGGAAAATAAACGAGAGAAGAAATGCATAGCCATTAAGAGCTGCATGACCATGTTCCGTGTCGCTTCTAGCAGTGAGAAAGCCAGTAACCACGACTGCGTTCCCATGCTCAGGAAACACACAGGCATCGAATCCCCATCTGAAGAGATTAATACAATATTGAcattggaggagaggaagacctcAGAGCACTGTACTGTACGACGCCGAACGGAACTCGACTTCCTTGGCTTCCGACCCCCAGTTTAACCCCGCATCACAATGAGTATTCGACGGTGTCGTGGGGCTTTTAAAGAACAACAAGGCATTTCCTCTGTTCTTCTGTGGGCCGTCATTGACTGTTTAACATGTGTTGGCGACACATGCTTTTCAAATCGCTGAGCAACACTTTCGCCAAATGGTTTCACCTTGATAGCAGAATAATGGCCACTTCTCAGCAGCCACACCCTGcttccttcacccccccccccaaaaaaaaaactaatctcACATGCTGACTGCTCCAGTTTTTAAACAAAGTAGGCCAGCCAAGTTTCAGTACAGTAAGctacagagagagcgagggagagagaggaaaagagagagcgagaaacagagaaagagagagagagagagagagacagacagagagagagagagagagagagagagagagagagagagagagagagagagagagagagagagaaaaaaaagaaagagagagagagtatagaggGAGGATCCCAACCTGTTGCTAGCATTCAGCCCCGGAGGCCAACTAGCGTTTCTTAAATTAGCATCCACTAGCATAGCTAACTTCTCACAGTTTCCATGCAGGGCCAGACCTTGGGCCACGCGGCCGGACAGCAGGCtctgagagggggaaagggaggggaaaggagtaGGGTGGACACTGTGCTAATCCCCATGGACAtttagagggagaaagagagagaaatatactGTATGGGAAAGATTGCTTGATAAGAGAACCTCGGACAGACGTGCGATCCTTATATTGTCATGTCTGCCCTCTGCTCCATTCAAAGCCTCCGTTCCATCAGGAAAGTGAGGCAGGGTTGAGAATGTCGATGAGGGTGGATGTCCTGTATTGTCGTGGTTTTCGTCTCATTTTCTAGAAGGGGTTTTTCTCGTTTGAGGGCTCGTCCCCTCAGAGCCATGCCTGTCTGCACTATCAAACGTAATCCAATTGAGACGAACAGGCGGAGAGCAAGGGAAATGGGATTGTCTGTAATAGAATGACTGACTGGGTAATCACAGAGAGCAGAGGTAATGTTTCgccaacacacacccccacaccaatGGCTGTGAGTGCCAATGCCTTTGACCTAAGGGTGGAGCAGGTCCTAGAATGCCTTGGaacatgggagagagagggggtgggatagcaggaaaagagagacagacagaggggaaaaTAGCAggaagcgaaagagagagagaaagaaagagaaatatgagagacagagacagagacagagagagagagagagagagagagagagagagagagagagagagagagagagagagagagagagagagagagagagagagaaagaggagcgtGTGAGTGATGCTGCTCCCCAGTACAGGGTCACCcagctgaagaggaggagataaaGATCCGTGATGCTGTTTGCCGACATGCTAGTCATTAACAGCTAGGCATGCTGGGAACCAAGGATGTTACACACAGAACACTGTTccaccatggggggggggggggggggggggggggggggggggggtccataaGGGAGTACTGTGAACAGCTAGCACAACAAGATAGAAATTGCAGAGAGTTCCCTCTGAGAAATTCTCAGGGGAGACGTTACAATATGAACAATCAACTTCATCAGTTTGTGTTCACAGTTGAATGTCAGTGGGTCCCCGTTCCCTGAGTGGAAATGCTACACTGCCGTGGCTTCATCATGGGCTGCTCCGCTTGCTTGGTGGGGGGAAAATGAAGCTAAACATCTGCAGGGTGTAGCTATAACATGGGAGTATTGAGTCGGCTACTGGAGATCAGGATTCTTCACCGAAAACATGTCTGTGATCCAAGTCTGAACTTGAAAAATGTCATTTGAGGGAAAACAAGATTGTTGTCTCCGATAAAGAGGTGTGCCTTAacgggaagaagaagaaaaaacaccatATTGAAAGACTGTTAGATACATAGCGATACATAAGCTTGAACATACTTTACCAATGATTACAATGATGATGACCAAATTGTTTTTTTAGGAAACTCTGCTGTAACATGAGTGGAAgaactgagaggagagagagaggatgctaGTCAGCCAGCAAATGAGTTGTTAGCAACATAACGAGTAGTTAGCAAACTAGCGAGCTGTTTGCCAGCTAGAGAGAAGTGTATTCCTAAATGCTTGCAAAATAACTAACCGCAGACAAAGTCTTGCCGCTGTTATATTGGAAACTGTCAGATAGCTGTCAATAGACAAAGCTGCAAATGTACTCAGGGAAGGCTTTTCTGCCCACTGTAAATTATTGGGAAACTAAATGACACAGATTAAGGCCTGTCAAAGGGGAGAAGGGAGTGAGAGATTGGAGTACTAGGGAGATGACAGACACAGTATAGGTGCTGACATCTGAGGATGAAGTATGCATGAGACACGGGTGAAGCATGTGTGCACATGTACTGATTCCAAGGAATTCCCCTCAAACACAGGAGACTAAAGTTCATAAACTCACACGAGCATAAACACGCATGACCTTACGGGTACTGAGCCTAGAGCCTTGGACTTTCAACCTCAAATCAACTGTTGAGGTTTGGCTCAGACCTGCAGCTCTGTCTTCAACCTCCACCagttgtctccctctctccctctctccctctctctctctctctctctctctctctacgtctctctctctctctatgtctctctgtctctctctatatatcttaccctttctctcccttccttcccctcaGCGTGCCTCAGTCACCTCTCAGTCCCACCAGTGCTTCTGAGCCATGGAAACGTCCCACAAGCAGCTGAACTGGGTCTTTTTATTCATCCTAAATTTAGACTCCTGATCCGGGAGCCTGGCCTGTGGGAAGCGCTGCAtattctcccccttccctccccccccccaccccatccccccaccGCGCCTGCCCCAGCGAGGACCCGGGCCGTCCGCTGAAGTGCCCGATTGTAACGGGGGACAAGAACAGAGCCTGTGTCTTTCGTGTGTAGGTGTCCTTCCTCTGCCTTGCAGGGCCAGGAACGCAGACTccagcttctccctctccctctctccctcggccttctctctcactcagactatctgctctctctttatctctcgctTTCggccttccctctccctctccctctccctctccctctccctctccctctccctctccctctccctctctctcactgtcactctcactctcataAAG from Hypomesus transpacificus isolate Combined female unplaced genomic scaffold, fHypTra1 scaffold_412, whole genome shotgun sequence includes these protein-coding regions:
- the LOC124464745 gene encoding SH3 and PX domain-containing protein 2A-like, translated to MQFRTVLDVKVVDVEKRRNPSKHYVYLINVTYSDTTSHVIYRRYSKFFDLQMQILDKFPIEGGQKDPKKRIIPFLPGKILFRRSHVRDVAMKRLRFIDDYCRALVRLPPQISQSEEVLRFFETKADDLNPPVE